A region of the Lachancea thermotolerans CBS 6340 chromosome E complete sequence genome:
GCTTGACCTTAGCGTGCATCAAATATACGCGTTACATAGAAGTGTGAAAAAAACACAGTAACTAACAAGGCGCGCAGCGCCTATATTACACCTAGCACTCAAATTCCACAATCACATACTTTTCATCGCTAAAAGTAGCGCATTCAAGTGCCGTGAGGGAGTCTAGTGCAGCAGTTCTATTCTCATTTGGCACGACACGCCCGCCGAGCCAGCTCAAGTTCCGTAACAAGTCTTTGATTCCTGTCACATCGCGAAGAACACACAGTCGTAGCCATGCCAGGTCTAACGTTGCTGTATACTCCAAGAGCGACATCAGCAGCTGCTTAACAACCTGACTTATATCCTGCGACAGTATCACCTGGAGTCGCGTAGAGTCCGACTTACACCAAATTGGGTTTTGAAACCAATCTGGGTAGTAGAGGAGACTGTATGAGAGCCCAATCTGCCGCCAGAGGGCGACAGAACTCGACCTAAATGGAGCTTTATGACCGCGTTCGTACGTTGTGAGGGCCTGTCCGACTTGTCGTACCACCTGGCGCTGAAACCCAGTATAATCGTGGTAACCGgaatccaaaaactcgcTTTCTGTGAGCAGAATCGCATCCCAATACAGTTCCGTAAGAGCCGCCTTGTCCGCGCGTGGGGTCGTAGCGGTGTCACGGATGCCACTCCTCGCAGCCATCCGAGAAAGTGTAATAATAAAAGGTGGGAGTATGCGTCCCTGATTGATGCTTGATTAGATGGGCGGTATCGAATTTTACTGCAACTGATCTAGCGGAATCTTGCTCCAGACGAGCACGCACATGGTCAGTGCCGAGTAGACGGACTAAACGggcttctttcttgcttAAACACTGCATTTTGTTTGGTGATTGGGTCCGGTAAAGGCTGCGGAAGAGCTCAGGATGATTTCAACTAGCATGTCGTACATAGTGTTTATTACTGTGGTGTCAGCCGGATATTTGGGTGATTCGATATTAATGCAGCGAAGTTTTCTCAATAGCATGTGGATGCTAATGAGCTGCCGAGCCGcaggttcttgaaaagactTCAATACAGAGAATATCTAAGCCAGATTCCTTCATGAATTGAATATTGTCTTGAGCATCGTTGGTGATTTTGCGACCTCCAATGAAATTAAAGTGCATGTGACCAATTGTCAAACAGTCCTCTGGGTGACGCTGCGTCGATGTCGTGGCTCGAGAGAGAATTACATAGCCTCAATCGCATCCATGGGGTAAGAATAGAGACGGCATttcaagcagcttgaaTTCCTCGTTCTTTCTTACGCTTTTCCGAGCAATAAAGTTTGCTTACCTAGGACACACGGTACCGCTATGGAATTGGTGCGTCACATTTAACCCAGAAAAGTGTCTAGAATTAAAAAGAATAGGGGCACGTCTTAACGCGATTTCAATTAGCGCCCGCGTTTTCTTcgctcaaaattttcaagatgccAAGGACTTCATCCATGCTTAGTAGTGTGTCGCGTTGAAACGCTAATCTACGATTGACTAGCAAGAATTGAGTTCTAGGTCACCGCTGCGCCTCCTCCTTGACTGAGTGGCCCAcactcaagaagaaagggGTCTCAGGAGTGCGTTGTGAGACATTTCTGAGGTTAGGCTATGTGCCAAGAGCATCGCGTTTCGGGGTaaccttttcttgtttcaTAGGCTACGAAGCATTTGGGAATGTTTTGTATATGatattttttcaaaatgttctcTACAGAAAACCTTTTGACacgttgaagaaaaccaagGAGTTCAGACCAGATTGCAAACCACATCCTCGTCATGGCTATCAGGATCAGCAAACGGCTCCTCAGGCTTGGAGGCCTTGTTTTGTGTATGCTCGGAATTTTCGGGCTAATGCTTCATAAGAGCGAGAAAGGGGCTCTCCTTCAGATAAAGAACGCACCAACCCAAGTAAATGACTGGGCGACAGAGAAATTCAAGGGTTGGGGCTCTAGCGCGGACGCAGAAAAGGAACTGGAAGAGCAGAGAAAGGAAGCGGAGTCCGATGTGAAAGAAGGcaaacattttgaagacgTTCTTATGGATGAcgaggccaaaaagctgcttgcAGATTCAGAGCAAAAATCTTTGTCTGAAGTGGTGGGAACCTCTACGGCAAGTGCCAGTACTGCAGCTGCTACCGGCGGTGCTGCCACAAAAGCAGGCTCCAAGGACGGGCCTGTTAAGGCTTGTTTCGTGTCGCTAGTGAGAAATGAAGATCTCTGGAAATTGGTTGAAACCATCCAAAATGTGCAGGATAGATTCAACAACAATTTTAACTATCCTTGGGTTTTCCTTAACAACGAGCCTTTCACAGAAGAGTTTAAGCGTGTTGTAAAGGGGATGGTCCCCGATGGCACCAAGTTTGAACTTATTCCTGAGGCCTATTGGTCCTATCCTTCATGGATTGACCAGGAAGAGGCTGCGAAAACTAGGGTCGAAATGAGGGAACAGGGTATTATTTACGGTGACAGTGAGAGTTACAGACACATGTGTCGTTTCGAGTCCGGTTTCTTCTGGCGCCACGAGGCACTAGACGAGTTTGATTGGTACTGGCGCGTAGAACCAGAAACTAAGCTTCATTGTGATATTGATTATGATGTTTTTGAGTGGATGCGCGACAACGACAAGAAATACGGCTTCACCATTTCCATTCATGAGTATGAATCAACTATCAAAACACTTTGGAGTAAAAcaaaagagtttttggaaaTACACCCTGAGTACGTtgccaagaacaacatGTTGGACTTTATTTCAAACGATAATGGTAAGAAGTACAACTTGTGCCATTTTTGGTCTAACTTCGAGGTTGCCAGTTTGGATTTGTGGAGATCGCAAGCTTACCGTGACTACTTTGACTACTTGGATCAAGCTGGTGGGTTCTTTTACGAGCGCTGGGGTGACGCGCCGGTTCACTCAATCGCTGCAGCTTTGTTTATCCCAAGAGACCAAATTCACTACTTCCCGGACATCGGGTACTACCACCCACCTTACAATAACTGTCCCATCGACCAAACTATTTTTGATAAGGGTAAGTGCAGCTGTAACCAAGACGCAGACTTCACTTTCCAGGGCTATTCTTGCACTAATCACTACTTTGATGTCAACAAAATGGAAAAGCCCGAAGGTTGGAAAAAGTTTAGGCAGTGATATTCTTTCTGGCCCCGCTACGctctgaaaaaaatttaaaCTGAGTTGGGTCTTCGCGAAGTTAACACGCGCGTATTGTATACAAGAAATAAGTATTTAGAAAGGCATCCGTGCTTCAAACAGGCATGCCGAAACCATACGTGAAACCAAAGAGGTATGTTCCTGGCCCAGGAGAACCAGCACTGCCTCCACAGCTctcagaatttcaaaataaaaGTACGGATGATGTAATGGAGGAGCTTAATCGTATGCCATTCTTCATGAGCAAGCTGGATGGAACTGACGGTGAGGGCGGTCAAAACGTTGAGTTGGAAGCCCTCAAGGCCCTGGCTTACGAGGGGGAGCCACACGAAGTCGcggaaaacttcaaaaatcaagGAAACGATCTTTACAGGGCAAAACGCTACAAGGATGCCCGTGAGATCTACAACCGGGGCATCGATATCAAATGTGATGATTCAAAGGTTAATGAatctttgttttccaacCGGGCCGCTTGCGAACTCGAGCTGAAGAATTACAGACGTTGTGTTAATGACTGCAAGCGGGCTCTGCAATACAACGTAAAGAACATTAAATGTTACTACCGAATTGCCAAGGCATTTCTATTACTAaacaagctcgaagatGCAAAGCAAGCGGCTGAGTTTGGCTTGAAACTGGATCCCGAGAATCAGGCCCTCAATGCTCTGCGACAAAATGTTGATAAAAAAAAGCAGGACGCGGATGCatttgaagccaagaagctcaaggagcAGACCGAAAGAGAGCGTTTGGAGACAATTCTAGAGGCCTCGATGATCCTTCGtaatttcaaaaacgttGATACTGCAAATCCACCAGAACTTCTggaagaagccaaaataTGTCTCGAAAACAAGGAAGACATGGAATCCCAACTCATATTCCCAGCGATGGTTCTCTATCCGATCAGTGATGAATTTGATTTCATTGGCGCAGTCGGAGAGTTAAGCACCCCGGAGGACTTGTTGAATACTCTACTACAGAGGCCCGAGGAGTGGTTCGAGCAACCAGGACATGAAGAGTATAcggccaaaaagctcttcggTTTCATGGAGACTGAAGCTGGAGGCTTGATTAAGGTGGGCAAGAAGGTTACCTTCCATGATGTATTTAAAATGGAGAAGCCTAGCGTTCCATTATTTGATAAGTCTTTGAGGATATATTTTGTTCCCAAAAGTAAAAGCGAAGCTTGGCTGGCAAAATGGGACAAGGAAGAGGCATTAAAGAAGCGTAAATAATTGTGAATGGAACCATGATGCATTGTAATGGAGCAAAGGGACACTGAGTTTTAATTTATAAACTTGATAAAATTACTTTCTAGTTGGCTCGGAATGTGTGACTTGCATTGTTCTCGATAAGGATTGCCGAGATTTTAATCGAGAAAGTCTCGAAGTCTGAAAGATTTCATCAGTATGCAATGGAGGGATAGGACCAAAAATCTTTTCAGGGTCCCATTTCTGTTGTACAAGcagttgttcttgtaggAATGGTGCTTGGGCCCACGGAGCTAAAATGGATCTGTCCTCAGCATCTGAATCGGAATCTATATCTGGCAAGGTCGTATCACCTCCATAAGTTTCATCCTGACCACCACCAATCATTTGTCTATGATCTGTGGAATTGAGGTCATATAGTACTGTGTTTCTAGAGCGGACGttggcttctttttctgctaTATCAAATACTGGGTGTATTGATTTGATGATTTTTTGTGCTTCCGATTCTTGTAGTATACGCGATTTGCGCTGTCTCAAGTCTTCCTCCAAGTTTGATTTCCTCTTGAGTTTCTCTTGATGTCTCCTCTGTTGCTCCTTTTGATTTCTCATAACCTCAGACAGTCTTTTGTCTAGCTTCTTTTTAACATCCTGCTTCTCAGACACCGCCAGCGGTGGAAGCTGAAATTTAGTCAGCCTGTCTTGGGTAATCTTCATTCTCATAATATTCCCCTTCCTAGAAGAGTCCAGATCTTCGCCACATAAACCAGCAGCGATCTGCTTCTTTTCGTCCTTGGCCGAATTCTCCTCGATGTTAGTAGTTGATAGCTTTTGTGAAGATGTCTCATTGTTGAGGCTTCTCTCATTTACGCTACTTTTATTAGATTTGTTAGTATGCACTAATGAGCCCTTGGTACCGACAGGAAACTCTTCTGGGACGCCAGACCTTCTTGCATCAACTTTCGTGCTGGCAGTGCTTTTTGAACGGTTGGAGGGGGACCTATCGAGGGTGAATAAAGGCTCATTGTATTTTTGACTTGAGAGCCTTTTATTGGCAGATATCGGGGAAACTACAGTGTGCCCACTGAGCTTAGGTATTAGCGAGTTCCTTGTTTTCACTCTGCCGGTGATTTGAGAGGCTGAAGCTCCGATATTATGATCAGAACCAAGGTTGTCCTGGGATAGCTTAGGGATTTGGGAGTCGAATATGCTCTTGAGCGTTTCCTGTATGCTCCGGTTAGTGTGCTCTGTTTGCGgtgattttctttctttgggAGAGCCTGTTCCTTCTCTGTAAGTGAAATGGTGAGGCCTCTGTCTTTTCAAATCACGGGTAGGACTTCTACTTgatgctttgttttcaaatgaCTTGGTTGATTTGCTGGAAAGCCTGTCAAAAACGTTGCTAAGTGGAGGCTTTGGAGTTTTGTTCACGGCAGTTGTGCTGTCCACAGTGAagttcaaagtttttgtattGTTGTTACTTGTAGGTGCGATCTCATTATTGTTTGGAGTGAAATCCAAActtcctttcttttgcCGCGGGATACTTGCAGCATGGAGCACCAACGGATCTTTATCTGGTAAAGGAACAAACATGTTCGACCTTCTCTGAGTACGATCCCTTAGTGCCTGTTTCTCGTCTCGAACTTCTTCATACGGCTTAGAAGTTTCGGTTGAAGGATTTCTAGCGCTTTgctcaagagctgaagGCGGGGAGTTCTCGACAAACCGACGCTGCGACGCGTTGAGCCTCCGAAATACCGAATCTTTTTCTACCTTGTTTTTAGTCACATTTTTTGTTGCCGCCATCGGCACCTCGACAAAGTTGGGCAAGATATTGTTTTTATTGGACTTATACGGTGACCAGGGCGAGGACTTTGTAGCTGAGGACTTGCCGCCTATATTCAAAGTAGACTGTGTCTCATCATcctgctttttgttgtgtGTAGGGTTTTCTGGCTTCTTGGCACTTCTCTCTGCAAAAGTTGATTTTGGTGTAGATTGTATGCTTTCCTCCAAACTCCCCTCAGCGGTGGCGCCCGAACTCATATGCTGACTAACTTGTGGACTGGCCTGTGGACCAGCTCGCGGGCTGACCCGTGGGCTCACTTGCGAGCTGATGTGTGGACTAACTTGCGGGCTGCCTTGCGGGCTGGCCTTTGGGCTTTCATTATTGTCAGTCGCCTCGAGTTTCCGTGGAGTCGACTCCTCGAGCACAATCTTCTCGTCTAATTTGCTCTTCTCCGGGCTATTCGTAGtcgctttttttggatAGGCATCTctgaatttcttcatctcttcttccagcCATTTACTGCTTACGATGCAAGCTGATGTGATTGCATCTTGGCCCTCGGTTACAACTTCATTTAGCTTATTCAAAGATTCAACGATGGATCTAGATCCTCCTTGTAGAAACCTAGTTTTCTTCCTTGCAGACCTTACCGCCCAATCCATTCCCTTTTGCCACTGGCCTTCTTATTTCCATGACATCTGAGACTAACAACTTTTGTGCCGACAAATTCCAAATTCCATATACTAATTAGGTTTCCACCGCGACAGTAATAAACAAAAGGGCATTTTGGAAATACAGAAAAGCGAAAGTAAGACCCATAAAAGCTTCCCGCATGTCATGATGTAAACTTTTACAAAGCTATAACTCAGCTTATTTGGATCTGCTGCGAGACCCTGGCGGAAATTACAAAAAAATTCTGTACCGCTCCTTCTTTGGCATGGTAATTTAGGCCGGATGAATCAATGGAAACAATTGCATGCCCATGCTTAATTTATAGTTCATTTTAAGCTTTATCAAACCGATGCAGCCCTTCCACAAAGCTTTGCCTTGAATTCTAAAGCCACTAAAAACTGCAGAACAATAAGTTGAGAATTCATGGGGAGTTTGTCGTAAAGCCCGCCTCTGCAAAAGATATTCAACATCAATCAGGTCTCAACCAAGATTCCCTCGACCTCCGCTATAATTACTTCCTACGCATGAGAGCCTTGTCTCTCGACAATAGTTGTTTTCCTTTTTAAGCTGAAGACCCTTGAATTTGCCAGACGTTCTTGAAGAGTTTCCGATTATGTTGTGATATGGACTGTGTTTTTGACACTTGAGTAAGAACTTTAGAGTCACAATTATTTGATGCTAACAGTAAATTCACGTTTCCATCGTCTGTGAAATTTgcgctcttgaaaaatcGTAGTATGCTGACCACAAGACTTCTTACAGCTTTGACATGCGCAGAATGCTACTAAACATGCGATGAGGCGGGGCTGTGGGTTATACTTTACACACATGCTTCATCACAATCGACCCCGGCATGGCAAAAATCTATCCTTCCTGATCTACAATTTCCTCTGAAAAATGCCCTCTTCTGCAAGTACACTCGAGATTAAGCCTCCAGGGGCTAGCGGTGGAAACCTTTGCTTATCAGCTGGGTGTCTGTTTACAAGACATTTGGTGTCACGTTGCACTAATCAATTTCATGATGATGTAATTAACTAATATTTAGATAATCTAGAGCTGAACGCCCTTCTACTTGAGCTGCTTATTCGGGTACTGGTGCCACCGGTTGAGACAGTATATGGACATTTCTGGTAGCTTTAATGAACCACGGTACCAGCAATAAAGCTGTTCCTGGGCTTTTTCCTGAACTCCATTACCAGGATGCAAGGGACAAGCCTTACGAGCCAGCATGTGAAGCAACTTCTGTGGATTCCAcagttttcaagcaaatGGTTAATGAACTTCCTAAAGACTACGAGCTGGATATGAAGCAAGATGCGTTCTACTTGACGCGGAAGTACCTTACTGAAATGGGAAACGGGGGCGGTGGTCAACAAGTTACGTATACGACTTTCCAAGAATACGACGACACAGTTAGGCGGGAGTTTGAGATGCGCCAGAGACTGCGCGAGCTTGAAAGCGCACTTTCAAACAACGGcatcaaactcaaaagactGGACGATATGAACGCACTATATACCCGCGACGCGGCAAAACGCAATGAGCGGTTAAATTCTTTCGTGAAAGCTGTCCGCAAAATATACCGCCATAGGAGGCGATCCACGAGCCACGAGCACGCGAGCTTACAAATCGGCCCACAGAAGTCGAACCTCACCACTGTGATAGACAACATAAAGCCAGAATGTGGCTTTATAGATGTTcagtttgaaaagaacttgataGAGTTCAAGGAGGAGCTTGAAACAGGACCAATTGTTTCCATTGAGGGTGTGGAAGAGCCACAGGGCTCTCCCCGTAAGCCTGCCAGCCATTACATAATCCGACGCAAACTTAGGGTTCGGCATCTGCAAATGATTTCTCTGGGGGCCACTATTGGCGTCGGGCTCTTCCTGAATTCTGGGAAAGCCTTTTCTATTGCAGGTCCAATAGGGGCGTTAATAGGATTCACCGTTGGAGGCAGTCTTATCCTTGCCACGTTATTCTCTTTCGCCGAGATGGTGGCACTCATTCCGCTCATCACGGGCATTTCAGGATTATGCTCGAGGTTTGTCGGGGACTCCTTTGGCTTCAGTGTGGGCTGGTGCCACTGGCTATCGTACGCCATGGGTTTTCCGTCTGAAGTCATCGCGTCGACGATAATGCTGTCGTACTACAAGAACATGGAGGAAGTAGCGAcaaaaaaatcaacaaCTGCCCTTACGATTACAGCTATAGTTGTTGGCTCAACGGCTATAAACCTTATGGACGTGAGAGTGTATGGAGAGTTTGAATACTTTTCTAGtgctttcaagctccttgTTGTGTTCCTCCTCATAATAATAATGATAGTGATGAACGCCGGAGGCCTCAAGAACGAATACATAGGGTTCCGCTACTGGAACAGTAACAAGTCCCCGATAAGTGAGGTGACATTCGGGCCCTTCAGGCCCACCTTTGACTTACAGGACAAGGGATTTGGATCTCGAAATGGTGTGCCAGGCTTTGGCGGCGTTGTCCTGAGTTGCATTGCCTCGTCCCTTGCGTCTGCATTCGCGTACGTGGGCTCCGAAATTGGTTTTATTGCGGCCGGAGAAGCCAGGAATCCGAGAAAGGCAGTACCTTCGGTTACAAAGAGAATATTCACGAGAGTGATTGTGTTTTACCTACTGTctatttttgttgttggGCTGAATATTTACTCGGGAGACCCACGTCTGCTACGATTCAATAACGCGGCTTCGAGCATCGCAGAAGTGAACAACGGGGATAGTGGGTATCAAGCCATAATTGATGCGTTGGGGGGTTCCAATTGCCAGCGGCCCACGCCGCAAAACATCTACCCAGTTGACAACCCGAACCAGTCTCCGTGGGTGATAGCTATGCAGTCCATCAACCAGTGCACGCTGTCGTCGTTTATCAACGGCGTGTCAGTAGCGATCGGGATCTCGGCCGCGAGCTCGCAGCTGTACGCCTCCAGCAGGACCTTGTACTCAATGGCAACGCAACAGAAAGCGCCATCTATCTTCACATGGTGCAATAGAAGCGGTGTGCCCTACATGTGTGTTTTGTTCTGCGGGCTGCTGGGGTTTTTAAGCCTGCTGTGCCTGGATATTGACAGCGCCGAGGTGTTTTTCGACTTTGTCAGCATCGGCGCGGTCGGTAGCATCATCGTGTGGCTGGGCATGAACCTCTCATATTTGCGGTTCTACTATGCGCTGAAGCAGCGGCCGGACATAGTGTCGCGGGACGCGAAGGAGTACCCATACAAGTCTCCGTGCCAGCCATACCTTGCCATCTATGGCATGGTGCTGGCGGTGGTGCTGATAGTGTTCAATGGGTTCCAGAACTTTTTCCAGTGGAAcaccaagaactttgtaACGAGCTACTTGACGCTGACCCTCTTCATAGTGATGATGGTCGGGTATGGCTGGGCGAAGGGGTCCAAGTTTAACAAGCTGGAGCAGATGGACCTGGACTCGGGGCGCCGCGAGATGGACCGCGTCATCTGGAAAGAGGACCTGGATTACTCTCCAAACTGGAAGGAGGcgttcaacaagctgctgagCCACCTGTAGCGGCTACGATCCGGACAGGCAGCGCGCATGCGTCTGCAGGCCTTTGCAGTCTACCCAGACGTCAAGAGAAACTCCTTGAGCGAGAGCATCTCCTCGGGGTCTGGTTCGCCTCCAGCCGAGGCGGTGCTCGAGTCTTCCTGCGAGCTCTCCATGTCTGCGAACTGGATCGGCGGCAGCAGTGCCGACGGGCCCTGCACAGCCTTCGGGGTACGCGGTCCGGCCGGCGCACGGTCCCAGCTGGCAGGCTCGAGGTCGATGCTTTGGGGCGCTGCATCGCCCGTCTGCGGGAGCCCCGCATACGCCGGTCCCGCGTGGGAGCCGTCGAGCCGGCCGATCTCGGCTTTCACCAGGAAAAAGGGCTCCGAGTTTCTGCGCAGCT
Encoded here:
- the CNS1 gene encoding HSP70/90 family co-chaperone CNS1 (similar to uniprot|P33313 Saccharomyces cerevisiae YBR155W CNS1 cyclophilin seven suppressor component of Hsp90p chaperone machinery), with the protein product MPKPYVKPKRYVPGPGEPALPPQLSEFQNKSTDDVMEELNRMPFFMSKLDGTDGEGGQNVELEALKALAYEGEPHEVAENFKNQGNDLYRAKRYKDAREIYNRGIDIKCDDSKVNESLFSNRAACELELKNYRRCVNDCKRALQYNVKNIKCYYRIAKAFLLLNKLEDAKQAAEFGLKLDPENQALNALRQNVDKKKQDADAFEAKKLKEQTERERLETILEASMILRNFKNVDTANPPELLEEAKICLENKEDMESQLIFPAMVLYPISDEFDFIGAVGELSTPEDLLNTLLQRPEEWFEQPGHEEYTAKKLFGFMETEAGGLIKVGKKVTFHDVFKMEKPSVPLFDKSLRIYFVPKSKSEAWLAKWDKEEALKKRK
- a CDS encoding KLTH0E11792p (similar to uniprot|Q03770 Saccharomyces cerevisiae YDR160W SSY1 Component of the SPS plasma membrane amino acid sensor system (Ssy1p-Ptr3p-Ssy5p) which senses external amino acid concentration and transmits intracellular signals that result in regulation of expression of amino acid permease genes), with the translated sequence MNHGTSNKAVPGLFPELHYQDARDKPYEPACEATSVDSTVFKQMVNELPKDYELDMKQDAFYLTRKYLTEMGNGGGGQQVTYTTFQEYDDTVRREFEMRQRLRELESALSNNGIKLKRLDDMNALYTRDAAKRNERLNSFVKAVRKIYRHRRRSTSHEHASLQIGPQKSNLTTVIDNIKPECGFIDVQFEKNLIEFKEELETGPIVSIEGVEEPQGSPRKPASHYIIRRKLRVRHLQMISLGATIGVGLFLNSGKAFSIAGPIGALIGFTVGGSLILATLFSFAEMVALIPLITGISGLCSRFVGDSFGFSVGWCHWLSYAMGFPSEVIASTIMLSYYKNMEEVATKKSTTALTITAIVVGSTAINLMDVRVYGEFEYFSSAFKLLVVFLLIIIMIVMNAGGLKNEYIGFRYWNSNKSPISEVTFGPFRPTFDLQDKGFGSRNGVPGFGGVVLSCIASSLASAFAYVGSEIGFIAAGEARNPRKAVPSVTKRIFTRVIVFYLLSIFVVGLNIYSGDPRLLRFNNAASSIAEVNNGDSGYQAIIDALGGSNCQRPTPQNIYPVDNPNQSPWVIAMQSINQCTLSSFINGVSVAIGISAASSQLYASSRTLYSMATQQKAPSIFTWCNRSGVPYMCVLFCGLLGFLSLLCLDIDSAEVFFDFVSIGAVGSIIVWLGMNLSYLRFYYALKQRPDIVSRDAKEYPYKSPCQPYLAIYGMVLAVVLIVFNGFQNFFQWNTKNFVTSYLTLTLFIVMMVGYGWAKGSKFNKLEQMDLDSGRREMDRVIWKEDLDYSPNWKEAFNKLLSHL
- the SLI15 gene encoding Sli15p (similar to uniprot|P38283 Saccharomyces cerevisiae YBR156C SLI15 Mitotic spindle protein involved in chromosome segregation.), whose product is MDWAVRSARKKTRFLQGGSRSIVESLNKLNEVVTEGQDAITSACIVSSKWLEEEMKKFRDAYPKKATTNSPEKSKLDEKIVLEESTPRKLEATDNNESPKASPQGSPQVSPHISSQVSPRVSPRAGPQASPQVSQHMSSGATAEGSLEESIQSTPKSTFAERSAKKPENPTHNKKQDDETQSTLNIGGKSSATKSSPWSPYKSNKNNILPNFVEVPMAATKNVTKNKVEKDSVFRRLNASQRRFVENSPPSALEQSARNPSTETSKPYEEVRDEKQALRDRTQRRSNMFVPLPDKDPLVLHAASIPRQKKGSLDFTPNNNEIAPTSNNNTKTLNFTVDSTTAVNKTPKPPLSNVFDRLSSKSTKSFENKASSRSPTRDLKRQRPHHFTYREGTGSPKERKSPQTEHTNRSIQETLKSIFDSQIPKLSQDNLGSDHNIGASASQITGRVKTRNSLIPKLSGHTVVSPISANKRLSSQKYNEPLFTLDRSPSNRSKSTASTKVDARRSGVPEEFPVGTKGSLVHTNKSNKSSVNERSLNNETSSQKLSTTNIEENSAKDEKKQIAAGLCGEDLDSSRKGNIMRMKITQDRLTKFQLPPLAVSEKQDVKKKLDKRLSEVMRNQKEQQRRHQEKLKRKSNLEEDLRQRKSRILQESEAQKIIKSIHPVFDIAEKEANVRSRNTVLYDLNSTDHRQMIGGGQDETYGGDTTLPDIDSDSDAEDRSILAPWAQAPFLQEQLLVQQKWDPEKIFGPIPPLHTDEIFQTSRLSRLKSRQSLSRTMQVTHSEPTRK
- the OAZ1 gene encoding Oaz1p (some similarities with uniprot|Q02803 Saccharomyces cerevisiae YPL052W OAZ1 Regulator of ornithine decarboxylase (Spe1p) antizyme that binds to Spe1p to regulate ubiquitin-independent degradation ribosomal frameshifting during synthesis of Oaz1p and its ubiquitin-mediated degradation are both polyamine- regulated); the protein is MAARSGIRDTATTPRADKAALTELYWDAILLTESEFLDSGYHDYTGFQRQVVRQVGQALTTYERGHKAPFRSSSVALWRQIGLSYSLLYYPDWFQNPIWCKSDSTRLQVILSQDISQVVKQLLMSLLEYTATLDLAWLRLCVLRDVTGIKDLLRNLSWLGGRVVPNENRTAALDSLTALECATFSDEKYVIVEFEC
- a CDS encoding glycosyltransferase family 15 protein (similar to uniprot|P27809 Saccharomyces cerevisiae YDR483W KRE2 Alpha1 2-mannosyltransferase of the Golgi involved in protein mannosylation) yields the protein MAIRISKRLLRLGGLVLCMLGIFGLMLHKSEKGALLQIKNAPTQVNDWATEKFKGWGSSADAEKELEEQRKEAESDVKEGKHFEDVLMDDEAKKLLADSEQKSLSEVVGTSTASASTAAATGGAATKAGSKDGPVKACFVSLVRNEDLWKLVETIQNVQDRFNNNFNYPWVFLNNEPFTEEFKRVVKGMVPDGTKFELIPEAYWSYPSWIDQEEAAKTRVEMREQGIIYGDSESYRHMCRFESGFFWRHEALDEFDWYWRVEPETKLHCDIDYDVFEWMRDNDKKYGFTISIHEYESTIKTLWSKTKEFLEIHPEYVAKNNMLDFISNDNGKKYNLCHFWSNFEVASLDLWRSQAYRDYFDYLDQAGGFFYERWGDAPVHSIAAALFIPRDQIHYFPDIGYYHPPYNNCPIDQTIFDKGKCSCNQDADFTFQGYSCTNHYFDVNKMEKPEGWKKFRQ